The Candidatus Nanopelagicales bacterium nucleotide sequence AAAGGTTGGCTCGCAGGTAGAGATCATCTGAGGCCTTGGTAGCACTCGAGACTCCGCACCCGCACGAATCGCAACGACAGCACTGTGGTGCTGTGGCTTTGGAAGGATCTGCATGTCCTCAGCAAGTTCGCCGACGGTGACCGCACCCGCTGGCATCCATAACCGCCGTTGGCTTGGCCTTGCCGTCATCGCAACTGCCCAGTTGATGGTGGTGCTCGACGCCAGCATCGTCAACATCGCACTGCCATCGGCGCAGATGGACCTAGGCATCTCCGACGCGAACCGGCAGTGGGTCGTGACGGCCTACACGTTGGCGTTCGGCGGTCTGCTACTCCTCGGTGGGCGCATCGCTGACTACGTTGGCCGCAAGCGAATGTTCCTCGTTGGGCTTATTGGATTTGCTGCTGCCTCCGCACTCGGCGGCTTGGCGCAAAGCGGGGGGATGCTGTTCGCCTCCCGCGCGCTGCAGGGCGCGTTCGCCGCGATGTTGGCACCAGCCGCGTTGTCGCTGATTACCGTCACATTCGTTGAACCCAAGGAACGGGCAAAGGCATTCGGCGTCTACGGCGCTATCGCTGGTGGTGGCGCTGCCATCGGCTTGGTCCTCGGAGGAATTCTGACCGAGTACGCATCCTGGCGCTGGTGCCTGTTGGTGAACGTTCCAATTGCGCTGGTCGCCTTCTTCGCGGCCATACCGATGCTCGCCGAGAGTCGCGCAGAGGGTAACCGAAAGTACGACATCCCCGGCGCGATCACCGTTACCGCTGGCCTTGTCGCCATGGTCTACGGATTCACCAAGGCGGCAACCGACGGATGGGCCTCGGCCGTCACGCTGGGCTTCATCGGCGCGTCGTTGGTGCTGCTCACCGCGTTTGTCATCATCGAGTCCCGCAGCTCGCACCCGCTGCTTCCGCTGCGAGTCGTCCTGGACCGCAACCGCGGTGGCTCGTTCATCACGTCGTTGATGGTCGGGGTTGCCCTGTTCGGGATGTTCCTCTTCCTTACCTTCTACATGCAGGGCACGCTGGGCTACTCGGCATTGCGGTCAGGTTTCGCGTTCCTGCCGTTCTCCGCTGGCGTGATCCTTTCCGCAGGTGCGGCCAGCCGGTTGTTGCCACGATTCGGTCCGAGACCCGTCATGACGACCGGTTTGATCCTCGGAATGATCGGCATGGCCTGGTTGACGCAAATCGGCGTTGACACCGCGTACCTCACGCACGTCATGCCATCGATGATTCTGCTGAGCGTCGGAATGGGACTGACGTTCGTTCCACTGTCGAGCACGGCGCTGACCGGCGTGCAGAAACACGATGCCGGTGTCGCCAGCGCGATGGTCAACACGACCCAGCAGATCGGTGGCTCGCTTGGAACCGCCTTGCTCAACACCATCGCCGCGTCGGCAACAACAGCGTTCGTGGTCGCACACGGCGGACAGGCTGCGCTGCCAGAGGGCATCGTCCACGGCTACACCGTTGCGTTTACCTGGGGTGCGGGAATCATGGCGGTAGCCGCGATCGTGACCTTCACGATGATCAAGCCGCAGCAGCACGAGCTGGAACCGACCAGCGAGCACACCGTGCTCGTTGGCTAGCGGCTCGTTGGATAACGCTCCGACCGTGGCGCCTATCCGTGCTTGCGGTAGAGCACCGTCCCGAAGGTGGCGGTCAGCACGATGAGCAGTGCAGCCAAGCCAAACAACAGTGCGTTCTGTCGGCTGGCATCGCTCGCGCCGGCAACCTGGTACTGGTAAACGCCCAGGTTGGTATTGGCGCCCTGCGCTGGACCGGCCGGTAGGCCTTGGCCAGCTTCAGCGCGGGCGTTCATGATCTCCAACTCGGCGGTTGACCGGGCCACCTCAATCTCAGCTTTGGCACCGTACTTGACCACCTGGCCCGCGTAGCCGCCATAGACGCCAAGCTTGTCCGCATATTCCTGCATCAATGCTGGCACCTGCTCGGCCGCAGGGCCGTACTGATCCACGTATCTGCTCGCCTGGGCAAAGAGCTTGTCGATTGTTGGGATGTAGGAGGCCATCTTCGACGTTCCGGGGACCATCTTGTTGTTCACCTCGGTCTTGGCCAGAATCATCATTGCGTTGAGGAACTTCAGTTGCTGGATGATGCCGCACTTCGAGATGCCGGATGGATTCTTCTTGCACTTGTTGTTGTCGAGCAGTCTGAACAAAGTCGGTTCGTACGCTTGGAATTGTTTGACGTACCCAATCCCCTTCTGTCCCAGAGCGCTCACCTTCTCGAGGGCCACAACGGCGCTGCCGAGCTTGGTCAGGATGCCGGGTAGGGCCGCTTTGAGCGAGGTCAGCAGCTCGACCGCAGTCGGGGCGTATGTCACACAATCGTCGATGTAGCCGGAGTAGTTTTCGAACAGGTACTTGAGGTCGTTCATGAACGAACCGAGTAGCGGAACGGCCTGCAGCACGTCCCAGTAGGTGTACGACGTCAGAGGCACGTAGTGGGTCGTCAGGTAGGTGTAGAACGCGTCCCATTTGTTGTCCACGCTTTGAACCTTGGGGCAAACCTGCTTGGCCGACTCGGCCACTGTCAGGGCCTTGTCCACTCCTTCCGGTCCGTATTGATTCAGCAGCGCGTCGACGTTCTTGATCTGTGGCAGCTTGCTCTGCAGGAGGTTCGCGCCCGTGACGAAGGCGTCGAGCCCCTGATTGAGTTTGTTCCGGTTCTTCTCGAGTTCCTTAGCGCCCAGTGTGCTGTATTGGCTCAGTAGGCCGATGACCTTCTGCGCCTGGGGAAGCAACTCATTGAGTTGTTTGGTGCCATCGGCAAGCTGCTGGACACCGGCGGTGGCCTGGTTGAGTTCTGCCTGGTAAGTCCCATCCTGGAACTTCTCGACAGTCGGAACGACGTACTCCTTCTCCAGGCCTGCGGCGAGCGCCGAGTACTTCATGAGCATGAGTTGGTACTTGGTCAACATGGACTGGCCCATGAGGCCGCCCTGGTAGACCATCTCGGTCGCCCTGTTTGCCAGTGGCGCGTACTGGAATGCCAAGCGTCCGATGGAGTTGTCCGACAGTGTTAGCGGCAGCGCTTGCATGGACGAGTTGGGTAGGTCCGCGTTATCCGCCCGCGCTTCGATGGTCAGGGTGGAGGTGTTGCTCAGCGGCGGGAACAACATGATCGTGCCGGCAAGGGTCGTGCCGGCCGGCTGCATGCCACCCTGCGCCCAGGGCGCGCTGACGTCGGAGAATCCCTGCGGGAGCGTGATCGAGAAGGCGCCGCCAAAAGGCACTGGCACGTCACGGGTCTCGGTCACCAGGTTCTTGTCCGGATCGCGGTAGCTGATGCGGGTTGGCACGGCGGTCTTGTTGGTGAACTTGTACGTGAGCACTACGTGGCCACTGACGCCCACCATCTTTGCGGGCTCCACGGGCTTGCCGTCGACGGTGGTTGTGACCTCGACCCCGATAGGTAAGTCGCCTTTGTACGAGCCGTTCGAGGCCGCGAGGGTCTGCTGGGTATTTCCGCCGGCGTTGTTGACGTCGTAGACGATGTCTTCGCCGTCCATCTTGGGGGCTTGGAAACCGCCACCGTTCTTTGCATTCACGGTTCCCATTGGCACCTTGACCGTTGCCGTGCCCTTGCCGGAGACCTGTGTGTTGGCGAGCAGAACTGTCGTGCCTGGAGTGCCGGACGGATCGGTCGCGACCAATACCGCCTTGCCGACGGTGACGTTGAGGCCGTTCTTGTCGGTACTGGCGGGATCCTGGTTGATCATTTGCGGCAAGCTCGACTTGTCGACCGACGGGCCGGATGACGATGGCATCAGGCCGGACAGCGGATTGTCGTCTGCGAGGGCTGACTGCGCGCCGCCGGCTGACATGCCAGCGACCAAAGTGCCCGCTGCGACCGCCACGACGGTGGTGCGCAGGCCACGGGATCTGATCAGCCGGTGCGCCTTGTCCGTCGTCCGGTTGGCCCGGGTTCGTTTGCCTGCCATGCCTACTGTGCCCCGTCCTGGGAAGTGAAAACGGAGATTCCACTGTGCTGCTGGGTCGGGATTGCACCCGCTGGATTCGCCGTGGCGTTGGTGGGCGCACCGGCGGCGTAGCCACCGTCAGATGGGTCGATTGGCTTCATCGGGTC carries:
- a CDS encoding MFS transporter, coding for MSSASSPTVTAPAGIHNRRWLGLAVIATAQLMVVLDASIVNIALPSAQMDLGISDANRQWVVTAYTLAFGGLLLLGGRIADYVGRKRMFLVGLIGFAAASALGGLAQSGGMLFASRALQGAFAAMLAPAALSLITVTFVEPKERAKAFGVYGAIAGGGAAIGLVLGGILTEYASWRWCLLVNVPIALVAFFAAIPMLAESRAEGNRKYDIPGAITVTAGLVAMVYGFTKAATDGWASAVTLGFIGASLVLLTAFVIIESRSSHPLLPLRVVLDRNRGGSFITSLMVGVALFGMFLFLTFYMQGTLGYSALRSGFAFLPFSAGVILSAGAASRLLPRFGPRPVMTTGLILGMIGMAWLTQIGVDTAYLTHVMPSMILLSVGMGLTFVPLSSTALTGVQKHDAGVASAMVNTTQQIGGSLGTALLNTIAASATTAFVVAHGGQAALPEGIVHGYTVAFTWGAGIMAVAAIVTFTMIKPQQHELEPTSEHTVLVG